One genomic region from Xenopus laevis strain J_2021 chromosome 2L, Xenopus_laevis_v10.1, whole genome shotgun sequence encodes:
- the dclre1b.L gene encoding 5' exonuclease Apollo isoform X2 produces the protein MAERELRASILELADKRIIRETKQCCVSSAWINPLEVGETHMLPLDDNGLETLTVTLIDANHCPGSVMFLFEGYFGTILYTGDFRYSPSMLCYPPLSNKKKIDVLYLDNTNCDPEQKLPSRLEATNMIKEIIEKYPYHDIVIGVYNIGKESLLVDLAKTFKTWVVVSAQRLELLQILEMENVFTTEEGAGRIRLVDQSEVNYINMVRWNRVCPTLAILPTSRKVKIWHKDVHAVPYSDHSSFVELQEFVSRLEPSSIVPVVKTKACETYFQQYLSTSKHEQHCIKIPESVKNCMKKQNTCSEAIHLFKAPKRKYLPKGVVFESPVKSAHPADLNGQKSPLNKSYSESILQGHNLVKPSLKEQQRRSSQLPLTESTMLVPDTERTSSTSKMTSPSGDNMSEMPSLICWSPKYKNETVISDNPLSSESLIHNPSNSSLFHNRTLLDWKGRASLSILPLKKQSHFGPQYFHMQVERYLTKQRLDI, from the exons ATGGCAGAAAGAGAGCTGAGGGCCAGTATCCTGGAGCTTGCAGATAAGCGGATCATAAGAGAGACAAAGCAGTGCTGT GTTAGCAGTGCATGGATCAACCCTTTGGAAGTTGGGGAAACCCATATGCTGCCTCTGGACGACAATGGATTGGAGACCCTCACTGTCACTTTAATTGATGCCAACCACTGCCCGGGTTCAGTAATGTTTTTGTTTGAAGGTTACTTTGGTACAATATTGTACACAG GTGATTTTCGATACAGCCCTTCTATGTTGTGTTATCCACCTCTAAGCAATAAGAAGAAAATAGATGTGTTGTATTTGGACAATACAAACTGTGACCCAGAGCAAAAGCTGCCCTCCCGTCTTGAAGCAACCAACATGATTAAAGAAATCATTGAAAAATATCCATATCATGATATAGTGATTG GTGTCTACAATATTGGCAAAGAGTCCCTCTTAGTGGACTTAGCTAAAACCTTTAAAACTTGGGTTGTTGTAAGCGCACAAAGACTAGAATTGCTCCAAATATTGGAAATGGAAAATGTGTTTACCACAGAAGAAGGCGCTGGCAGAATTCGCCTTGTGGATCAATCAGAAGTTAACTATATCAACATGGTACGTTGGAACAGAGTCTGCCCCACACTGGCCATTCTCCCTACCAGCCGTAAAGTTAAAATTTGGCATAAAGATGTACATGCAGTGCCATACTCTGATCATTCATCCTTTGTAGAACTTCAAGAATTTGTGTCTAGGCTGGAACCATCTTCAATTGTTCCAGTGGTGAAAACTAAAGCATGTGAAACTTACTTCCAGCAGTACCTTAGCACCAGTAAGCATGAACAGCATTGCATAAAAATTCCCGAATCTGTTAAAAACTGTATGAAGAAGCAAAATACTTGCTCTGAGGCAATACATTTATTCAAGGCTCCCAAGCGTAAATATCTTCCTAAAGGCGTTGTATTTGAGTCTCCTGTGAAGAGTGCCCATCCAGCAGACTTAAATGGACAAAAAAGCCCTCTCAATAAATCTTATAGCGAAAGTATTCTTCAAGGGCACAATCTTGTTAAGCCTTCCTTAAAAGAACAGCAGAGAAGGAGCTCACAATTGCCTTTGACTGAGTCAACCATGCTGGTACCAGATACAGAGAGAACTTCCTCCACTTCTAAAATGACCAGTCCATCCGGTGATAACATGTCTGAAATGCCATCTCTTATCTGTTGGTCCCCTAAGTATAAAAACGAGACTGTCATCTCAGACAACCCTCTTTCTTCTGAAAGTCTTATACATAATCCAAGCAATTCTTCATTGTTTCATAATCGCACCCTGCTGGACTGGAAAGGTAGGGCTAGTTTATCTATATTGCCACTGAAAAAACAGAGCCATTTTGGACCCCAATACTTTCATATGCAAGTTGAGAGATACTTAACAAAACAGCGCTTAGACATATAA
- the dclre1b.L gene encoding 5' exonuclease Apollo isoform X1, with the protein MNGALLPSTPIAVDFWHTRRCSHIRLFFLSHMHSDHTMGLSSTWNRPLYCSPVTAKILKYKLQVSSAWINPLEVGETHMLPLDDNGLETLTVTLIDANHCPGSVMFLFEGYFGTILYTGDFRYSPSMLCYPPLSNKKKIDVLYLDNTNCDPEQKLPSRLEATNMIKEIIEKYPYHDIVIGVYNIGKESLLVDLAKTFKTWVVVSAQRLELLQILEMENVFTTEEGAGRIRLVDQSEVNYINMVRWNRVCPTLAILPTSRKVKIWHKDVHAVPYSDHSSFVELQEFVSRLEPSSIVPVVKTKACETYFQQYLSTSKHEQHCIKIPESVKNCMKKQNTCSEAIHLFKAPKRKYLPKGVVFESPVKSAHPADLNGQKSPLNKSYSESILQGHNLVKPSLKEQQRRSSQLPLTESTMLVPDTERTSSTSKMTSPSGDNMSEMPSLICWSPKYKNETVISDNPLSSESLIHNPSNSSLFHNRTLLDWKGRASLSILPLKKQSHFGPQYFHMQVERYLTKQRLDI; encoded by the exons ATGAATGGAGCTCTCCTTCCTAGCACTCCTATTGCTGTGGATTTCTGGCATACCAGGCGATGCAGCCACATTCGTCTCTTTTTTCTATCCCATATGCATAGTGATCACACCATGGGGTTGTCTTCAACATGGAATCGTCCCCTGTACTGTTCACCAGTAACCGCAAAGATTCTAAAATATAAGCTGCAG GTTAGCAGTGCATGGATCAACCCTTTGGAAGTTGGGGAAACCCATATGCTGCCTCTGGACGACAATGGATTGGAGACCCTCACTGTCACTTTAATTGATGCCAACCACTGCCCGGGTTCAGTAATGTTTTTGTTTGAAGGTTACTTTGGTACAATATTGTACACAG GTGATTTTCGATACAGCCCTTCTATGTTGTGTTATCCACCTCTAAGCAATAAGAAGAAAATAGATGTGTTGTATTTGGACAATACAAACTGTGACCCAGAGCAAAAGCTGCCCTCCCGTCTTGAAGCAACCAACATGATTAAAGAAATCATTGAAAAATATCCATATCATGATATAGTGATTG GTGTCTACAATATTGGCAAAGAGTCCCTCTTAGTGGACTTAGCTAAAACCTTTAAAACTTGGGTTGTTGTAAGCGCACAAAGACTAGAATTGCTCCAAATATTGGAAATGGAAAATGTGTTTACCACAGAAGAAGGCGCTGGCAGAATTCGCCTTGTGGATCAATCAGAAGTTAACTATATCAACATGGTACGTTGGAACAGAGTCTGCCCCACACTGGCCATTCTCCCTACCAGCCGTAAAGTTAAAATTTGGCATAAAGATGTACATGCAGTGCCATACTCTGATCATTCATCCTTTGTAGAACTTCAAGAATTTGTGTCTAGGCTGGAACCATCTTCAATTGTTCCAGTGGTGAAAACTAAAGCATGTGAAACTTACTTCCAGCAGTACCTTAGCACCAGTAAGCATGAACAGCATTGCATAAAAATTCCCGAATCTGTTAAAAACTGTATGAAGAAGCAAAATACTTGCTCTGAGGCAATACATTTATTCAAGGCTCCCAAGCGTAAATATCTTCCTAAAGGCGTTGTATTTGAGTCTCCTGTGAAGAGTGCCCATCCAGCAGACTTAAATGGACAAAAAAGCCCTCTCAATAAATCTTATAGCGAAAGTATTCTTCAAGGGCACAATCTTGTTAAGCCTTCCTTAAAAGAACAGCAGAGAAGGAGCTCACAATTGCCTTTGACTGAGTCAACCATGCTGGTACCAGATACAGAGAGAACTTCCTCCACTTCTAAAATGACCAGTCCATCCGGTGATAACATGTCTGAAATGCCATCTCTTATCTGTTGGTCCCCTAAGTATAAAAACGAGACTGTCATCTCAGACAACCCTCTTTCTTCTGAAAGTCTTATACATAATCCAAGCAATTCTTCATTGTTTCATAATCGCACCCTGCTGGACTGGAAAGGTAGGGCTAGTTTATCTATATTGCCACTGAAAAAACAGAGCCATTTTGGACCCCAATACTTTCATATGCAAGTTGAGAGATACTTAACAAAACAGCGCTTAGACATATAA